CGCCAGAAGGGCGTGATCGTTCCCCCGGAACGCCGTAACCTCGGGCTCATATTCCAGGGCTATGCGCTGTGGCCCCACATGACGGTGGAACGGAACATCACGCTGGGCCTGAAGCAGATGGGCCTGAACGCGGGCGAAACCGCCGAGCGCCTCGAGGCCGCCCTCGAGAAGGTGCAGATGAAGCCGTACCAGCTCCGCTACCCCTCGGAGCTGTCGGGCGGCCAGCAGCAGCGGGTGGCGCTGGCGCGCATGATCGCGTCGCGCTCGTCCATCCTGCTGATGGATGAGCCGCTGTCCAACCTCGACGCCAAGCTGCGCACGGAAATGCGCGGCGAGCTCAAGCGGCTGCACCGGGACCTGGAAGCCACCACCGTCTACGTGACCCACGACCAGATCGAGGCCCTGACGCTGTCGGACATCGTCGTCGTCATGGACAAGGGCCTGGTCAAGCAACAGGGCACGCCCTATGAAATCTATCACCATCCGGCGAACCTGTTCGTAGCCGATTTCATCGGCGATCCCGGCATCAACCGGTTTGCCGGCACTATCGGGCGGAAGAACGGCGCTGTGGGCCTTGATTGCGGCGATCTATGGCTGCCGATCCCCGGCGACCCGCCGACGAACGCAGGGGACCTCATCGCCACCATCCGCCCGGAAAGCATCAACGTATCCACCGAGGCCAGGGAGGACTGGCTCAAGGTAACGCTGGAATCGGTTCAGCCGAAGGGGTCCGACACGATCCTGCAGGTCCGGACCGAGAACCAGTCCATCACCCTCGTGCAGCCGGGCTTCATAAGGATGGACCTCGGCGAAACCCTGTGGGTCGACTTCGAAGCGGACGCCTTGAACTTCTTCGACGTGGAATCGGAGGCCAACCTCTTCGATCAACGACCGTCCGCCTGAGCGGACCACCATCGGAAGTGTCCGAAGCATGTCGCTGAACACGGCCGATCCCGGGGGGGCGCCTCCGGTCCTTTCCCGGAGCAATCTCGCCTACCACCTTTACCGGCTGATGAACCAGCCGGAGAAGATCCTGGGCCTGCTGTGCCTCGCCGTCCTGTCCTTCCTCGTGCTGGTGCCGCTTTTCGAGATCATCCATGACGCGCTGGTCTACCAGAGCTACGACCTCGCCTACCGGCCGGAAGCGAAGGTTGGCTCCTTCACCCTGTTCCATCTCGAACGCGTCTTCACGGGCCCACTTTCCAGGGCGCTGTTCCTGAAGCCTCTATTCAACAGCGTCGCCGTCGGCGTTTGCGTGACGGTTGTGGCCGTGAGCATCGGAACCGCCCTGGCATGGCTCATGGTGCGCACCGACATCGGCTGCAAGGGCGTGTTCGGAGCGCTGGTGGTGGTGCCGTACATGATGCCGTCGTGGGTGCTGGCGCTGGCATGGCTGAGCCTGTTCAAGAACGACCGGATCGGCGGCAACGAGGGCATGATCACCAGTTTCTTCGGCGTACTGCCGCCGGACTGGGTGAGCTATGGCTTCTTTCCCATCGTCATCTGCCTGGCGCTGCACTACTACGCCTATGGCTTTCTGCTGATGTCGGGCGCCCTGGCGACGGTGGATTCGGAGCTGGAGGAGGCGGGCGCCATCTC
This portion of the Deltaproteobacteria bacterium genome encodes:
- a CDS encoding ABC transporter ATP-binding protein, with product MEEIHLTGIRKSYGKEVAVRHLDLTVAPGAFLTILGPSGCGKTTTLRVIAGLEEPETGEIRFGDRLIFSRQKGVIVPPERRNLGLIFQGYALWPHMTVERNITLGLKQMGLNAGETAERLEAALEKVQMKPYQLRYPSELSGGQQQRVALARMIASRSSILLMDEPLSNLDAKLRTEMRGELKRLHRDLEATTVYVTHDQIEALTLSDIVVVMDKGLVKQQGTPYEIYHHPANLFVADFIGDPGINRFAGTIGRKNGAVGLDCGDLWLPIPGDPPTNAGDLIATIRPESINVSTEAREDWLKVTLESVQPKGSDTILQVRTENQSITLVQPGFIRMDLGETLWVDFEADALNFFDVESEANLFDQRPSA